A segment of the Bacillota bacterium genome:
CCAGAATGCAAGCGGAGGCGAAGCACCCAAGCTCCTGGCTGCCTGCTCGAACGCTGGGTCTATCGTCTGGATACTCCCCGTGAGGGAGAGGATCACGAACGGCAGGTTGATGTGTACCAGTCCCAGCATAACCCCAAACGGGTTGTACATGAGGTGGTATGGTCCGGCGCCCACCCGGGTCAGCACGCTGTTGATGAGCCCGCTGTCTGCCAGGAGCACCATCCACCCGTAACACCGGATGACCACGCCCACCAGCAGCGGCGACAGGATCCCTATCGTCAGGAGCGCCTTCCACCTGGTGCGCGCCCGCGCAAGGTAATACGCGACCGGGTACCCCAGCAGCAGGCATGCCACGGTCGTGGCCACGCTGTACAACACGGTCCACCCCATGATGCGCAGGTAGTACCCATCGCCCAGCGCCTTCGCATAGTTGGCCAGTGTGAATACCTTCTCGTACCCCGCTATTTGCCCCGGCTTGAAGAAGCTCATCGGCACCATGTAGCAGTACGGTGCGACGAGCAAGAACGATATCAGCAACACCGACGGCACGAGAAGCAGGAATGTCGTCGTCAGCACCTTCCTCCGTGCCCCGGTTGCCAACTCACTCCCCCCCATCCCCAGCCGTGTCGGATACGGGGCGGTAGTCGATATCAAAACCGTAGTGCCGCGGTCCAAGCCGCTCAATCGCCTCGGGACTCCGGTGCACCTTTCGCGCGGGTGCAACCAAAAGGGCCACGGACCGGCCAAGTTCCAGCGAGTGGTTCGGGACCGGCTCCCCGCACGAGGGATCCATTTGCATGATCAGGTCGGGGGACGTAGCCACCACCAGGTCGCCCACCCACATCACGTGGTTTTCGTTGCGGAACCAGACCCGTGCCTCCTGACCCTGCCACTCGCCGTGGCCGACGAAACGGTGATAACCCTGGTAATAGCCGT
Coding sequences within it:
- a CDS encoding ABC transporter permease, coding for MATGARRKVLTTTFLLLVPSVLLISFLLVAPYCYMVPMSFFKPGQIAGYEKVFTLANYAKALGDGYYLRIMGWTVLYSVATTVACLLLGYPVAYYLARARTRWKALLTIGILSPLLVGVVIRCYGWMVLLADSGLINSVLTRVGAGPYHLMYNPFGVMLGLVHINLPFVILSLTGSIQTIDPAFEQAARSLGASPPLAFWRVTLPMSLPGVYSGSLLVFLQVVSAYAIPVLLGGFQVMMTPILVVQQVMDIFNWPFGSALAMVLFAVSGLLIFLYTRVMNRLMRGLA